TACGGCAAGGATTCTTCACGATTCGTGCCTTGTTTTTCAGGAGCTGTTCAGCATGCACCGCAGGGTGAGGCGGCATCGCGTACGGCAAAAACTCACCTACGGCTCAAACATTTGCCGCAACACTCAACCGCCGCACCCTGCGGTACTCTCGGATTTTGCAGCGAAAGAGTTCCATTTTTTTATAGGTGCTCTAGGTCCTATTCAATCGCAGCTTTCTCTTGCGTCACCACATCTTTCACCACCAGCAGAATGCGCCGCACGATCTCTTCGACGCCCTGGGCATTGGGATGGATGCCGTCGGGCAGGTTCAATTCCGGGACACCGGCCACGCCTTCGAGGAAAAAGGGATAGAAGGGCACATCGTGCTTCTCGGCAAGGCTGGGATAAAGTGCATCAAATGGGATATAATAATCCCGGCCGAAATTGCGCGGCGCGCGCATGCCGGCCAGAATCGGCTGTACGCCGCGCTCACGCAGGCGGGTGAGGATGGCGTCGAGGTTGGCGCGCGTGTGTTCCGGCGCCAGGCCGCGCAGGGTGTCGTTGCCGCCCAGATTGACGAGAACGATATGCGGCTCATCGGCCAGAGTCCACTCCAGGCGCGCCAGGCCGCCGGCGCTGGTGTCGCCGGAAACGCCCGCGTTGATTACGCGCACTGCACAGCCCTGCTCACGCAGGGCTTTTTCCAGGCGGGCGGGAAACGCCTCTTCGGGGGCCAGGCCGTAGCCGGCGGTGAGGCTGTCGCCGAGCACGGCCAGACGCAGAGTCTCCTGGCCGGCCAGGACGAGCTGCGGAGCAAGCAGCACGAAAACCAATAAAATTTTCAGCAGGAAGGCAGGCATGTCTCAATCCATGGTTGAAATAACGAATCTCCATTTGAGTCTAGTCGGTGGCGGCGGGCAGGTCAATATCCTGCGCGGCGTCGATCTGCGCGTCGCGCGTGGCGAAACCTTGAGCATCGTCGGTCCCTCGGGCGCGGGGAAAACCACCCTGCTCATGGCGATGTCGGGGCTGGAACGGGCCACCAGCGGAAGCATACGGGTCGACGGAGTTGATCTCGCCGATCTCAACGAGGACGGGCTGGCCCGCTTTCGTCGCGAGCACCTGGGCATCGTCTTTCAGTCTTTTCATCTGGTGCCGACCATGACCGCCCTGGAAAACGCCGCGTTGCCCCTGGAATTCGCCGGCGACCCCGCTGCCTGGGACAAGGCGGCGGCGGCTCTGGACGCCGTCGGGTTGCGTGATCGCCAAAGCCATTTCCCCGGTCAGCTCTCCGGCGGCGAGCAGCAACGGGTGGCCCTGGCGCGGGCCTTTGTCGCCAATCCGTCGCTGATTCTTGCCGACGAGCCGACGGGCAATCTCGATCGGGACACAGGGGCACGCGTCATGGAGTTGCTCTTCGGTTTGCAGGCCGAGCAGGGCACCACCCTTATTCTCATCACCCATGACGAGGCCCTGGCGCAGCGCTGTGGGCGCCGCCTGCACATGGCCGACGGACGCTTCCCGGCGTCCGACGCGGGCCGGGCATGAAGGAGCCGGCGCTTTTGCCCCAGGCCTGGCGTCTGGCCCGTCGTGAACTGCGCGGCGGCCTGCACGGTTTCGGCGTGTTTCTCGCCTGCCTGTTTCTCGGCGTGTTCGCCATCAGCGCCGTCGGCTCTTTTGCCGCGGCGGCGCGCAGCGGCCTGCTCACCGACGCCCGCGCTCTGCTCGGCGGCGATGTGGAAGCGCGCCTCACTCACCGCGAACCCGATTCGGCGCAGCTTGATTTTCTCGAGGCGCGCGGCCGCTTATCGCGGGTCGTCGAAATGCGCGCCATGGCACGCGCGGCCGCCGCTGATGGGCGTCTGCTGGTGGAACTCAAGGCGGTGGACGATGCCTATCCTCTCTATGGCGAGGTGGATATCGCTCCGCCTGCGCCCCTGGCCCACGCCCTTGATCGTGGTGAGGACGGTATTTATGGCGCACTGGCCGAGACGGCCCTGTTGCAGCGCCTGGATCTCCAGGTGGGGGATCGTGTCCACTTGGGGGATGCCGAGTTGCGCATCGCCGGGGTCCTGGTCCGCGAGCCCGATCGCACTTTCGGCGCCTTTACTCTGGGACCCCGCTTGCTGATCAGCCGCAGCGCCCTGACGGAAACCGGCCTGTTGCAACCGGGCAGCCTGGTGACTTATGCCTATCGTCTGCGTTTGCCGGCCGATGAGGTCGCAGAGGATGTGCGCGCCGAACTTCAGACGGCGTTTCCCGATGCCGGCTGGCGCCTGCGCACCTGGCGCGAAGCCGATCCGCGGGTGCGCGATTTCATCGATCGTATGGCTCTCAATCTTACCCTGGTGGGCTTGTGCGCCCTGCTGGTCGGGGGCCTGGGGGTGGCCGGAGCGGTCCGCGGCTATCTCGGCGGCAAGGTGTTTCACATCGCCGCGATGAAATGCGTCGGTGCGCCGGGGCGGGTCATCTTTGCCGGGTATCTTTTGCAGATTCTGATCCTCGGGGCGGTGGGCGCAGCCGCCGGGCTGCTGGCCGGGGGCAGTGTGCCCTGGCTTGCCGTGCACCTGTTCGGCGAGCGTCTGCCGGTGCCTTTGCAGCCCGGTTTCTATCCCCAGCCCCTTCTGACCTCGGCGCTTTTCGGCCTGCTCATCGCCCTGGTGTTTTCCCTCAAGGCCCTGGGCGTCGCGCGCCGCGTACCGCCCTCGGTGTTGTTTCGCGGCTATGCGGAAACCATTCGCCTCTCGCCCGGGGGCGGAATCTGGTTGGCCGTTGTCCTCTCCGCAGCGGGTTTGGCCCTGCTCACCGTTCTGACCAGTCCCGACCGGCGCCTCGCCCTGTGGTTCATTGCCGGGGCGCTGGCCTGCTTTGCCATCTTCCGCGGGCTCTCCGCCCTGATCATCGTTCTTGCGCGGCGTGCGCCCCGGCCTGCGCAGCCCAGCCTGCGACTGGCTCTGGCCAATATCCACCGGCGTGGTTCACCGGCGGGCAGTGCGGTATTTTCGCTGGGATTGGGGCTGACCGCCCTGGTCATCGTCGCCCTGGTGCAGGCCAATCTCAATCGCCTCGTCGATGAAACGGTACCGGACGAAGCGCCGGCCTTTTTCTTCATGGACATTCAAAGCGATCAGGTTGCGCAGTTCGAGGAAGCCCTGGCCGCGGTGCCGGGGGTGAGCCGCAGCGAGCGCCACCCGACCCTGCGCGGTCGAATCACCGCTATCGACGGGGTTCCTGTGGAGCAGGCGGAGGTTGATCCCGAGGTGCGCTGGGCGGTGCGCGGCGATCGTTTTCTGAGCTATGCCGCCGACCTGCCGGAGAGCACCGAAGTGGTGGCCGGGAGCCGGTGGCCGCGCGATTACAGCGGACCGCCGCTGTTGTCCCTGACCACCGATCTCGCCGAAGGTTTCGGCATCGACGTCGGCGACACCTTGACGGTCAACGTGCTCGGCCGCGAGGTCACCGCCGAGATCGCCAATCTGCGCCGCGTCGACTGGTCAACTCTGGATCTCAACTTCGCCCTGCTGTTTGCGCCGGGCACCCTGGAAGGCGCGCCCCAGACCCACATCGCCACGGTCTATGTCGCACCCGCCGACGAAGCCGCCTTGCTGCGCACCGTCACCGACCGCCTGCCCAACGTCTCGGCCATCGGTATCCGCGAAGTGCTCGCCAATGTGGCGCGCACCCTGGAGCGCATCGGCCTGGTGTTTCAGGCCATGGCGGGGGTGGCTCTGGTGACGGGGTTTCTGGTGCTGGCCGGGGCGATTTCCGCCGATCAGCATCGGCGTATCCACGACGCGGTGATCTTCAAGGTATGCGGTGCCACGCGCCGCGACATCCTGAGCGCCTTTGCCGCCGAATTCCTGTTGCTCGGCCTGGCTGCCGCGGCGATCAGCGCCCTGGTGGGCGGACTGGCAGCCTGGGGGATTCTCGAAGGGTTGATGAATACGCCTTTCAGCCTGCGCGGCGGCACGGTGCTGTTGACCCTGAGTGTCGGGCTGGCCCTGACTCTGGCTTTAGGGCTGGCGGGCACCTGGAAGGCCCTGGGGCAGAAGCCGGCGGCTTATCTGCGGGAGGATTGAAGGGTTGTGGGCATTTGTCCTTGGTCGTTGGTTTTGACGTATTTCGTCACGGAGCTGTGTTAGGCTGGAGCCATGGCCGATTCCGAAACCCTTGAGAAAAAACTCGCCATCCTCGCCGAGAGCGCCAAATATGACGCGTCCTGTTCGTCGAGCGGCAGTACGCGCTCCCCGGCTGGCGGGTTGGGCAATGTTGCGCGCAGCGGGGTTTGCCACAGCTGGTCGGCGGACGGGCGCTGTATTGCGCTGCTCAAGATTCTGCTCACCAACGCCTGCATTTACGATTGCGCCTATTGCGTCAACCGGCGCAGCAACGATGTGCCGCGCGCCACTCTCACCCCCGGCGAGGTGGCGGATATCACCATCAATTTCTACCGGCGCAACTACATCGAAGGGTTGTTTCTCAGCACCGGCGTGCTGCGCGATCCTGACTACACTATGGAGCAGTTGCTCGCCGCCGTGCGTAAACTGCGCGAAGATCATCGTTTCGGGGGCTATATTCACCTCAAGCTGGTGCCCGGCGCCGATGCGCGCTGGGTTGAAGAAGCGGGGCGCTACGCCGACCGGGTAAGCATCAACATCGAGCTGCCCAGCGCCGCGAGCCTCGGGCAACTGGCGCCGGACAAGGGGCGCGCGGCGATTCTCGAGCCCATGACCCTCGCCGGACGGCTCATCACCGAGAGCCGCGCCGCGCGGCGCAAGAGTCGCAAAGCGCCGGTGTTCGCCCCGGCGGGGCAGAGCACCCAATTGATTGTCGGCGCCACCCCCGAAAGCGACCGGCACATTCTGCGCCTGTCCGAATCTCTCTATCAGCGCATGGATCTCAAGCGCGTCTACTACTCCGCCTTCATTCCCGTGAGTACCGATAATCGCCTGCCGGTTTTGACCGCCCCGCCCCTGTTGCGCGAGCACCGCCTCTATCAGGCCGACTGGTTGCTGCGCTTCTACGGTTTTGCCGCCGAGGAAATTCTCAGCGAAGAACAGCCCGATCTCGACACGGCGCTTGATCCCAAAGCAGGCTGGGCGCTGCGCAACCTGCACCTGTTTCCCGTCGAGGTGAACCGCGCCGATTACGAGATGCTGCTGCGCGTGCCCGGAATCGGGGTGCGTTCGGCGCGCAAAATTCTGCGCGCGCGACGGGGCGGCGCGCTGGGTTTCGATGCGTTGAAGCGTCTGGGCATCGTTCTCAAGCGCGCCCGCTATTTTTTGACCGCCCAGGGACTGTATTTCGGCGAGGCGGATCTGGCAGCCGCCAACCTGCGTGAACGCTTGCTGGCCCTGCCTGCGCCGCAAAAGAAATCAGCGCAACAACTCGATCTGTTCGCGGGAGGGGCCGAATCACAGGAACACTTTTCCGCGACGGTGACAGGGGAAATGTAGGAGCGATCGCCTATCTTGCCGGCCTCAGCCCTCGCTATTGTCGCTTTTGTCGTTTTTCCGCAAGTCGGCCATTCTCACGTCCAGACCGCCTCCCTTGATGTGCAAATCGTGCTGGGAGAAGGGGATTTCAACGCCATGTTCGGCGAACTTGTCATAAATAGCGAAATTGACGGAGCTTACCAACCTTCCCCGGCGGTGCACCTGACTGGAACTCCAGACGCGCAACTCAAAGAGAAGACCGCTGTCGCCGAATTCCCTCAGGCACACTGTCGGCTCAGGACTGGCCAGGATATCCGGATTGTTCGCCGCGACCTCCAGCAATAGTTTTTCCACCAGTCGCGCGTTGCTGCCGTAGGCGACGGAAACCTGAATGCGAAAGCGTACCAGAAATTCGTTATGGCTCCAGTTGACCACATTTTCGACGATGAATTTGGAGTTCGGCACAATGATGGAGATATTGTCGTTGGTGACCACCGTGGTGCTGCGCCCGCCGATGTGAATCACGTCGCCTTCGATATTGCCCA
The window above is part of the Geoalkalibacter ferrihydriticus DSM 17813 genome. Proteins encoded here:
- a CDS encoding arylesterase; the protein is MPAFLLKILLVFVLLAPQLVLAGQETLRLAVLGDSLTAGYGLAPEEAFPARLEKALREQGCAVRVINAGVSGDTSAGGLARLEWTLADEPHIVLVNLGGNDTLRGLAPEHTRANLDAILTRLRERGVQPILAGMRAPRNFGRDYYIPFDALYPSLAEKHDVPFYPFFLEGVAGVPELNLPDGIHPNAQGVEEIVRRILLVVKDVVTQEKAAIE
- a CDS encoding ABC transporter ATP-binding protein — protein: MSQSMVEITNLHLSLVGGGGQVNILRGVDLRVARGETLSIVGPSGAGKTTLLMAMSGLERATSGSIRVDGVDLADLNEDGLARFRREHLGIVFQSFHLVPTMTALENAALPLEFAGDPAAWDKAAAALDAVGLRDRQSHFPGQLSGGEQQRVALARAFVANPSLILADEPTGNLDRDTGARVMELLFGLQAEQGTTLILITHDEALAQRCGRRLHMADGRFPASDAGRA
- a CDS encoding ABC transporter permease, with amino-acid sequence MPQAWRLARRELRGGLHGFGVFLACLFLGVFAISAVGSFAAAARSGLLTDARALLGGDVEARLTHREPDSAQLDFLEARGRLSRVVEMRAMARAAAADGRLLVELKAVDDAYPLYGEVDIAPPAPLAHALDRGEDGIYGALAETALLQRLDLQVGDRVHLGDAELRIAGVLVREPDRTFGAFTLGPRLLISRSALTETGLLQPGSLVTYAYRLRLPADEVAEDVRAELQTAFPDAGWRLRTWREADPRVRDFIDRMALNLTLVGLCALLVGGLGVAGAVRGYLGGKVFHIAAMKCVGAPGRVIFAGYLLQILILGAVGAAAGLLAGGSVPWLAVHLFGERLPVPLQPGFYPQPLLTSALFGLLIALVFSLKALGVARRVPPSVLFRGYAETIRLSPGGGIWLAVVLSAAGLALLTVLTSPDRRLALWFIAGALACFAIFRGLSALIIVLARRAPRPAQPSLRLALANIHRRGSPAGSAVFSLGLGLTALVIVALVQANLNRLVDETVPDEAPAFFFMDIQSDQVAQFEEALAAVPGVSRSERHPTLRGRITAIDGVPVEQAEVDPEVRWAVRGDRFLSYAADLPESTEVVAGSRWPRDYSGPPLLSLTTDLAEGFGIDVGDTLTVNVLGREVTAEIANLRRVDWSTLDLNFALLFAPGTLEGAPQTHIATVYVAPADEAALLRTVTDRLPNVSAIGIREVLANVARTLERIGLVFQAMAGVALVTGFLVLAGAISADQHRRIHDAVIFKVCGATRRDILSAFAAEFLLLGLAAAAISALVGGLAAWGILEGLMNTPFSLRGGTVLLTLSVGLALTLALGLAGTWKALGQKPAAYLRED
- a CDS encoding putative DNA modification/repair radical SAM protein; translation: MADSETLEKKLAILAESAKYDASCSSSGSTRSPAGGLGNVARSGVCHSWSADGRCIALLKILLTNACIYDCAYCVNRRSNDVPRATLTPGEVADITINFYRRNYIEGLFLSTGVLRDPDYTMEQLLAAVRKLREDHRFGGYIHLKLVPGADARWVEEAGRYADRVSINIELPSAASLGQLAPDKGRAAILEPMTLAGRLITESRAARRKSRKAPVFAPAGQSTQLIVGATPESDRHILRLSESLYQRMDLKRVYYSAFIPVSTDNRLPVLTAPPLLREHRLYQADWLLRFYGFAAEEILSEEQPDLDTALDPKAGWALRNLHLFPVEVNRADYEMLLRVPGIGVRSARKILRARRGGALGFDALKRLGIVLKRARYFLTAQGLYFGEADLAAANLRERLLALPAPQKKSAQQLDLFAGGAESQEHFSATVTGEM
- a CDS encoding mechanosensitive ion channel family protein; this encodes MQIDQAWFERAKEVLGIRLFALGDTYVTLGTIIYLVVFLFLLFYLSGKLRRWMVENALTRTRMSIGVRQATGSIIRYFVLVIGFVVILQTAGIDLTTLNVLAGAAGIGLGFGLQNIVSNFISGLIILFERPIKVGDRIVVGNIEGDVIHIGGRSTTVVTNDNISIIVPNSKFIVENVVNWSHNEFLVRFRIQVSVAYGSNARLVEKLLLEVAANNPDILASPEPTVCLREFGDSGLLFELRVWSSSQVHRRGRLVSSVNFAIYDKFAEHGVEIPFSQHDLHIKGGGLDVRMADLRKNDKSDNSEG